GTTAAAACTTATTGTTGAATATGATTTTAggattaattataaatgttttttatataaaaacatatttctatCTGCTTTACTTTTTGACCTAGAccattttttgtgttaaaatcaTCAGATTTAGgtaatttttgcttttgtCTCTACTGAGTTGGCAAAATTGATCTctgaattaaaatcaatttttgattatgaatttaggttcattataaatgttttttaatataaaaacttatttttatctgcttttatttatttctaccGAATTGTGATGGTGAAAATAGGTTATTTCTTTCGAAATAACTAGCAGTTcagatttttataatctttgaTAAGATCGGTAGCAGAGAAATGGGCCTATAGCTTCCTCTGTCCAGCGGATCACCCTTCTTGAAAATGGGTACCACAAGTGCCATTTTAAGAACATCAGGAAAACAATGCTCCTCCAAacagatattaattaatttagtgaGTGGAGATACAATGATGTTCTTTATACACTTAATAATTCCTACTTCGCTTCTTATGGTTTCCTccttcgcacagaacaactttaatttggttcatttttatgtaaaatgcaccgttttcgaaataatcgcttgtctcacaTTAAAtggaccatcctgtatatcTCTGCTCTTGTTTTAGTATCCTGATGGTTGTTTTGTGGTTccattatatatttttggtcttgtgtCTCTCCATATCATAGTAAAGTGTTGTAAAGTGTTCTTTCACATCTCTTTTCtgattttgaagtttttttctCCTTTGTTGGTTCTTTAACCTCTGGTGTATAGTAGGCTGTTCTTATTATTCCACTAATGTTTACTTTGCGCTTTCCTATTCATATCCAACCATTACtatattaaactttaatttgttcCAGATTTTTATCATCTTCTTCTATGTTATGAGTGGAAGAGGCGTGATGTTGCAATCTCTCTCGCTACAgatcttttacatttttcctCTGCTATGCTCTCAATGTTTGATTTTTGTCTACATAattcagtttatttttattgcgaATCGTTGTTTACACAGCTCCAGTTTATGGTCATTTCCTATGTTTGTTGAACTTAACGTTCTCGTGTCAATTATGTTTGTTGGTTGAACAGACAAGTTTACATAATTCCTTGTTTTCATTCATTTCCGATAATttcatctaaaaataatttttctcttGCATGAATTTGATTATATCTGGGGCGTACGCACAAATTCAGTATTCAATCGTTTCCATATTGTTATTTATCGATGTTATCTTTGTTTTAGTATCTTTACCTCCAAAAATCTTATTCCTTTTCCTTGCcataattgttttattctaAGCCATACACTCCAAGGCTTGTTTGTTACCCTTCGAATAATTCCTTCCTATAGGCGGAGATAATAAATCTTAAACAGAAAATACctaacaataaatatatttttctttgatataaaatattgtataaatatttatttatttatatattttttttgtaaaaatatagaCTCATGCAGCTGTGACGAAACGACTGGCGGTGCAGTTCCACGCGTGGCTAAAGAAGTGGGTCAGTTCGAACGTCACGGATGTGCAATTGAAACAGTGTACGGATTGGTTTATGGGTCGTGGCGAGAATGTGGTCCCGAACAGGACGCGAATACAAACGAATAACGATTACACTCGCACGCCGTACGCGGTCTACAATAAGTATCACGTGGAAAGGCTCAAGGATGACTCCGCTACGTGAAACGTGATTTAGAAAAGTGCCGAACTTAGAcgtgtttaattattattattattaaaaaaagaatattattaCTACGAAGTTTAAAGTGAGAAGTTCCTGTGATGGGATacgattattataattatgatAATTGTGTatatgatgatgatgatggtaatttttgtgtttgaaTTTTGCgggatttgtttttaaattgattacgACGTTTGATCTCTACCACCAGCTCACTTTTATTGCTTCCCCccattcgatttttttgttctcTGACGgttgtttcaaaatatttctttggTCTTAATTTACTTTTGAACACAATCTCATTATTAGCGTAATAgtaatgtttaaataatttaattcagcttcgatttaagaaaatattgatacatggttttttaaaatacgcgtgtaaattgtttatgatcatttaatttattttttacgttTCGTACAAGAAGTGCTTATAATACAatgttgatgaatttgtttaataaggtctaaaactgtttattataaattacacCTTTATTGTTCTCCTCTTTGTTTAAGGAATCCTTAAAGTTCATTTAATGTCGTTAAGATTTTTCTCTGTGTTTGTATCAccttttttttagaattacaccttttaacttttattgttaaaaatagtaCAAATGTTACGTTTTCTGttgcttaaaaaaattttacagaatTGTACTTTGATTGATCATCGAACGtgatgtttttttaagttttcatcTTTATTTCGTTCATTTATTTCAAAGCTAGTGTGTCTAAGCGgttaatttttcatgtttctttgtaatttaaaagtttgaaaaatgatAATCGCATTTATGTTGACATATCTGTTTGCTCTTGTATTATTACGCGCGGATATTTGAGTCcacatattatatttattgaactCAGGCACTGTCAAAACGCGAAACGATTTGtatattaatatcaaagtaatatatttaaaaaaaaagtacaaaagtatatttttatattgaatAGATGTGAAAATATATTGTGTTGAAGATATGTCAGCATCCGCattctaatattaatataataccCCTCTCTTTATGATCCTCCTAAAACTTCCCTGTGTAAATAGTGTGAATAAGTGTTGAAAGTTTTTCGACgaaatagataataaataattattattagaaatgcgaaaataatcaaataggatttcttattattattattaaaggaaTTGATGGAAAAACATTCCacattatttttgttgtattttacTTTGTATTGCTAATATAAACCAACGTTTAAAATGACTGCTAGGTGTAGTAATACTCTCGTTCtttgtatatattatataaaaagtaattgatGATGGAAGAATATAAATACGGTTTGGTTATTTTCGCATCGAGTGCCCGCCCGCCTGCGCCAGCCTGCCTGTATCGCTCAcctttgtaaatattaataaaatcaattgtaGATACGGTCCCTCTCGCCCAAATTCCCCCAGTCAAGTGAGCAGTGattgttcaaatttttaaatttaaaaaatgcatAAAACATTGTACActgtaaatatttcatttataaacTATTATTCTTAATGAACGACTTTTATTTATACCAATACATATttaatatgaaacattttactacttaaaaattttcaattcattttttatttaagttacAGCTTTTGGAAGAGAGATAAATCTGCAAAGATTTTCTATATGCAACCATATTGAACAACGCTGACTGAAGATGACTGAATTTAATAGTATTtattagtggtggaacggatatcttCTTTGCTTTGGCTGGATATtgaaaacctattacttagtactccaccattcacaggaattagtatctctgtTAGGTGTTGGATagtgcagataataatcaagttcaaccgcaataggacttttttcatttaatacaactttatttatatcaggcttgtcattagcaacctcactgaaacaattccaaaacaatatacagggtgagtcagaaagaatgggaaatccgaataccggagacactagacaccaaaatatgacgatttaacctaacttgtcttatacaaatgtcggtggtttttaatacagaggttgttgaaagttaaatttttatttcgaaatttcttgataattttgaaggtttttgtactattaacataaaatttggtagttagatgttttcgagcatgagaaatacgaatttgatatttgttttgtgattactcgtagagggcgctagatacacactgtacgtttgagatatcaagtcatGACTATTTTGTCAGTTGAGGTATGGTGAATTAAAACcagaattaagttttaaaaattcctataaaatccatttcttggaatatgagtttgacaatttcccaaagtgttaataagagcgAAGTTATGAGAATTATCCATGTTGtaagtaaaatgaaatttgaatataaaaataaaacacaatttaTGAACCTTACACTTGCagagattatttaatttatatcggAACCGGTTTCGAAGTTTATAACTTCATCTTCAGCCGAAAATGTCAGAAAGTGAAGCCAACAGGTATAAtcatttgaaatttgaaatgctgaaagtttttgaaatgttgaaatatttttaatattttaacagccagaatataaaatatgtgtcgttaaaagttaaaattcaaaatggaGGAGACATTAAAAAGCGTGGTGCgttataacaaaattacaatgaaatgaatcgaaaatgatggttaaatataaaattcctTGAACAATTATAGCAAATGAGGTATTAAAGGTTAGATGTGACCATTTTGGCGGAGCGAAAAGAGAGACTTGAAATCTCTCTTCTCACCGGCTccgatataaattaaataatctctGCAAGTGTAAGGTTCAtaaattgtgttttattttcatattcaaagttaataagagtgtcctctttccaatgaaccaacccgttttgaaaagtaacttttagtttttgagaaaacaatgtttgaagttttgataaaattttcgattttgcaatttataataaaattataaattttaaaatagataatattcaaaattcgctataaaattaatttcttgaaggatccttgtggaaatatcaccaattattaattaaactatcctcttcttaatgcaacaagccgttttgaaaaatcacttttagttcttgagaaataaatttttgaataatcgacaatttttacgaattttgcaattttcgccgattatgttttaaaaattcgtataaaatccagttcttggaatatgagtatgaaaatttcccaaagtgttaataaaagtgtcttttttccaatgaaccaacaagttttgaaaaataacttttagtttttgagaaaataatatttgaagttttgataaaattttcgatattgcagtaattttcatcgataactttcaaaatgcgctataaaattaatttcttgaaggatccttgtggaaatatcaccaattattaattaaagtaccctctttttaatgcaataagccgttttgaaaaattactttcagtttttgaggaataaatttttgaaatgatcgacaattttttcgaattttgcaattttcgctgataaagttttaaaaattcatataaaatcgatttcttggaatataagtatgaagacttcccaaagtgttaataaaagtgtcctctttccaattaaccaatccgttttgaaaagtaacttttagtttttgagaaaacaataatttgaaggtttgttaaaattatcgatgaaaattgcaacatcaaaaattgtcCCACATAAAGGACAGTTCAAGTAGATAGTGGTTTCGTTACTATGGTTACCGCATTCATAACTATATTGCGAGTTGTAATTATtcattatcgtacccgacgtcatcattgcaagtatgcaaccaataccACAacattggtattgcaatacgcgattagCGTATTCAGATATACTCagtgtgatattggttgcatacttgcaatgataaCATTGGGTACGATCAAGGTTTGTAAAGCGTATTGTACCAGGTTGGCCAGACTCAACCTTTTCAATGAACGAAAATATTCCCCCCTTAGATGCCCTCATCGTGACGTCACCAGATCCAGCCGTAATACACAGTAATACGATTTGTTTTTTTCATTGTTATTTCggttattttatataataaaatagtttttttttgtttattactgGTTTTTATTGTTGAACATTTATAATTAGTGTTAAGAAACTTTCTAATAATTTCAATACCAAGGTAATTATTTACAGATAAACCATGATTTATTATAACCCCAtatcaaaatttgtaattttagatGCCCGTTTCATGtgcaattaaaaattgtcgTTCGAATTATGTTGTATCAACAGTTATAGGTTTAAATATGTATAtcgttttatttgaattaactttttaaatgaaaagtatgaatcgttaaaaaaaatcaaatgtgtttaaaggaaaaatcaataaaattaaacaaatgttGAATAAAAACAATACGCTTTACAAACCTtggggtacgataattaattaacacactgcacatacttttgaaaaaaaaattttttaataaaaacaacttacttttacaatatttattaattttcaaataaatcatgatataaaaatggttataaaagaaatcatttacgGTAATTTAAATTGTCTTTGTAGATCCGAAATATATTTATGTGGAACTTTATGTTCTTTCAAATATTCAATCTTTTCGTTCATCGTTTCTTTAAGTTTCAGTGATCTAAGGTCTTGTTCTAAACGGAGCGCTTCGCCCTCCTTAAATTTCAGTTGGTGCATACAAATCCTTTCGCGTTCTTTTTCGTTAATTTGTTTAAGCAATTCTTTTCGGTGTTTAACAGCCGCCATATGTTTACTTGCCTTCGAATCTCGTTcaatttcatataatttttgcTGTACTTTAGcaacctaaaaaataataaaataagaatttataaatttcctttttttaacaaatttacttCATGAAATTCTTGTTCGTCTCTTTCCAATTCTAACGCTTGAGCTCTACGAATTTCAtcaatttgttttcttctacCTTCAACTAATTCTTGATCTTTAgcctttttcttttcaatggCCGCTTTAGCCTCTTCCCTCCATTTCTTTTCGGTTTCTTCTTGAATTCGTCGCGCGTTCAATTCGTCTTGAGCGGCTTGAAGCTCCATAGCACCCTGTTGACTAGCCATCATCCTcgcgatttctttttctttcgcAGCTTTTAACGCCGCTAATTCCGCTTCCCTAGCATCTTCTCTTTCacgtttttttctcaaaaattcttgAAGTCTCATTTCTTGTATTCGTTCTTCTTCTATTCGAACTTTCTTAAAAACTTCCAAATTTTCGTTTGCCACAACTAACTCAGCttgagctttcttttgagcAAGTTCTTTTTGCCTCAACTTTTCAGCATCTTCTTTTTGCATTGCAATCActgctttatttattaaacgaCTTTCTTCTTCCAACTTTTCAGCTTCAACCAGTTTTtgcaaataattttcttttagttgttgattaatttgatttacgaattttttcatttcagcAGCTTCTTTTTCATGTTTCTCTTCATCTGCTTTTATGGCTCGTTGTCTTTCTTGTTCAACCATGGCGTCTAATCTTTTTTCTTCCGCTTCCCACTCTTCTTTgattttctacaaaaaaagaTTGTTATTCAAGGTGTACCTTGTTGGGGatcatttttacaattttttccttaacTTGAGCCTCTCTTATCACCATACATTTACAAGCAAGAATAGCACTATTCatctcttttatttcttcttcttgttcCTGGCGTAATTTCTGCGCTCTTTGAAgaagataattatttttagcatTCGCATCATCTTCAACCTAAATTGGGGaacaatttgtatttattactctataataaaaataaagatatgaTTCCAAATTTGGCACCTTGCCTAATTTccccatttttaaattttgatctATTTGCGCTTTCGCTAAACGATCTTTACGAAGTTGGCTCTCAGTTTGTATGCGGATCTTTTCCGCCTCAGCTTTTTCGATCATTGCTTGTTTTCCCGCTTTTGTCACCACCTATtgaattatattaaaactaacacaaaattttttgtacatTCACCAACTTATCCTTACATGTCCTTGTTTAACAAGCCTATCAAATTCTGATTGTGGAATTATAGCCGGAATATCGAGCGGATCTTTGTTAGGTACAATTAATTCTCGAGTTCCATCCGGTTCATGTATGCTAACCATTATTTTGCCTTCTGTAGCTTTTGCAGGTTTATAATGAATATATTGATCATGAAGTTTATGGTTGCATTCTGATGGTCTATGTCAAGAAATATGTTGTActaattaaaatgataaagaATGTTCACTTACTTATGATCACCCTTGTTTCTGAAAGGTTTCTTAATCGCTTTCAGATTTTTGCTGGCCAttacttttacttgaaaattaattaaaaatgttgtatattaaagagaaagctcggcgaatgtgaaataaaatagaatattgataaaataagCAAATTTTGCTATagaaactaaatataaatttagttCGTAACACATCTAAAAGATGGCGGTGAAATtaacgaaattaattttaataatttatttataaaaagaaacaccgtctaatttaaataaacggataaaatactaattttgtttaaaaaaataataaaattaatgttacaaaacattttttattctaacttgaTCGATATTCCCGATATAGcgcaattaaaaattgatcatGTTATTTTATATGAGCTATACATAAATAGCGTATTAACGAACGTATCCATTACAcgatttttgacatttttaaacatacaaATGACAGAAAATGATTTGACGTCAGTGCAGTAAAACTGTAAGAAATTTGTAAAAGCGAAGATgtaatttcaaaaagaatATAATACGTATTTATCTCGGACTGACTCTCGACCGGATTAACATTTCCTTCCGATATTTATGTGACACCGCGAAATATCGTTTTGTCAGGTGAGCATAGAACAAatcaaaaacacaattttttttaatcgggcGCTTTTCATCATCGGGACGTCCTCTTTTTTTCATGTTTTGTGTCTTATCAGTGTCATTGGGGATTCGCCAcgaaagttattaaaatttacgtAACGATAACCGTGCGTTTTTCACGGTGGGATTCGGTTTTTCCACGTAAAATTATTCgatttgtaggttatgtttactttcgcttgttaaaaaattaatttcacatttttatgcTTTATCATTGTAGCGTAAATGTCCTGCAAAGTTGCGTACTCGCAAACGTCATGTCCACACCTGAGGACCACCACTGATATTCCATTACATGAATTACTAAAACATGCCGAGGtaagtcaataaaaaataaatttagaatgaaatttaattaaagtataatacaccataaaattttactggttaatattgtttatttattgctTGTTTTTGCCTTTAATtgcacaataaaataattggttattttttcatttaatttattagaaaatccAATGTGCGGATTGTGAATGTACGGGGCCCAACCTGTGGATATGTTTACAACATGATTGTTTGAAGATTGGATGTTCTGAACAGTCAAATGACCACAACACTTTACATAATGCGGTAagattaattaagttttaatcaatttatatgaatcatttt
This genomic stretch from Onthophagus taurus isolate NC chromosome 7, IU_Otau_3.0, whole genome shotgun sequence harbors:
- the LOC111413747 gene encoding cilia- and flagella-associated protein 45-like isoform X2 codes for the protein MIEKAEAEKIRIQTESQLRKDRLAKAQIDQNLKMGKLGKVEDDANAKNNYLLQRAQKLRQEQEEEIKEMNSAILACKCMVIREAQVKEKIKIKEEWEAEEKRLDAMVEQERQRAIKADEEKHEKEAAEMKKFVNQINQQLKENYLQKLVEAEKLEEESRLINKAVIAMQKEDAEKLRQKELAQKKAQAELVVANENLEVFKKVRIEEERIQEMRLQEFLRKKREREDAREAELAALKAAKEKEIARMMASQQGAMELQAAQDELNARRIQEETEKKWREEAKAAIEKKKAKDQELVEGRRKQIDEIRRAQALELERDEQEFHEVAKVQQKLYEIERDSKASKHMAAVKHRKELLKQINEKERERICMHQLKFKEGEALRLEQDLRSLKLKETMNEKIEYLKEHKVPHKYISDLQRQFKLP
- the LOC111413747 gene encoding cilia- and flagella-associated protein 45-like isoform X1, with translation MASKNLKAIKKPFRNKGDHKPSECNHKLHDQYIHYKPAKATEGKIMVSIHEPDGTRELIVPNKDPLDIPAIIPQSEFDRLVKQGHVVTKAGKQAMIEKAEAEKIRIQTESQLRKDRLAKAQIDQNLKMGKLGKVEDDANAKNNYLLQRAQKLRQEQEEEIKEMNSAILACKCMVIREAQVKEKIKIKEEWEAEEKRLDAMVEQERQRAIKADEEKHEKEAAEMKKFVNQINQQLKENYLQKLVEAEKLEEESRLINKAVIAMQKEDAEKLRQKELAQKKAQAELVVANENLEVFKKVRIEEERIQEMRLQEFLRKKREREDAREAELAALKAAKEKEIARMMASQQGAMELQAAQDELNARRIQEETEKKWREEAKAAIEKKKAKDQELVEGRRKQIDEIRRAQALELERDEQEFHEVAKVQQKLYEIERDSKASKHMAAVKHRKELLKQINEKERERICMHQLKFKEGEALRLEQDLRSLKLKETMNEKIEYLKEHKVPHKYISDLQRQFKLP